Proteins encoded in a region of the Elizabethkingia bruuniana genome:
- a CDS encoding helix-turn-helix domain-containing protein: MVNESNQYFSDYFKRNTFKKFQDYVLHTKLRIARSRAKFTNASFQEAASKLGFTDSSHLNKMIKKYRENNVRNKKGNVRLQ; the protein is encoded by the coding sequence ATAGTTAATGAATCTAATCAGTACTTTAGTGATTATTTCAAAAGAAATACGTTTAAAAAATTTCAGGATTACGTACTACATACCAAATTGCGGATAGCTCGATCAAGAGCAAAATTCACCAATGCATCTTTCCAGGAGGCTGCTTCTAAACTTGGTTTTACAGATAGTAGCCACCTCAACAAAATGATAAAAAAATACAGGGAAAACAATGTGAGAAATAAGAAAGGAAATGTAAGATTACAATAA
- a CDS encoding lysophospholipid acyltransferase family protein, translating into MSLVSREDLIKAVGLDKIGFLKKPVASTMMNIVQINKLNKLYDKLKDKEGKDFFESYLNELNVKYLVFAEDLAKVPKTGPFILVSNHPLGALDGILMTKIISEIRPDFKIMGNFLLSKIQPMSPFVIPVNPFEGRKEAFSSLNGMRAAMKHLEEGGCFGVFPAGEVSNRNNRYNEILDKDWESPILKLIQRMNVPVIPMYFHAKNSRMFYNMAKIHPDLQTVMLPSEMMNKREKPIKIRIGKPILPKILKEYETPEELGEFLKNKVYMMKSYFDKRKRVTDYLKIPNLSSKFQLNQDEHVVHNIISETSKEHLVDEIKHLRNIDGKLLFANGDYEIYFANADEIPFVMREIGRQRELTFRDVGEGTNMPFDLDEYDKHYHHLFLWDKGEEKLAGAYRMALGVEVMKKYGINGFYTSSLFDFDQELQPFFRKVIEMGRAYVMKDYQQKPLPLFLLWRGIVHVCLRNPEHKFLMGGVSISNKFSDFSKTLMIEFMRSHYYDSVVAQYIHPKNEYKVRLKERDKLMFFEGLDNDLNKFDKLMDDFEPEMRMPVLIKKYIKQNAKVISFNVDPNFNDAIDGLMYIRISDLPESTIKPVLEEMSEYYKNLGEKKCTDNQ; encoded by the coding sequence ATGAGCTTAGTAAGCAGGGAAGACCTTATTAAGGCCGTCGGACTGGATAAAATCGGATTTCTGAAGAAACCGGTGGCATCCACTATGATGAATATTGTCCAAATCAATAAACTGAATAAACTATACGATAAATTAAAAGACAAGGAAGGAAAAGATTTTTTTGAATCTTATCTGAATGAACTGAACGTAAAATATCTGGTGTTTGCTGAAGATTTGGCCAAAGTACCAAAAACAGGGCCTTTTATACTGGTGTCTAACCATCCGCTGGGAGCACTGGATGGAATACTGATGACTAAAATTATTTCTGAAATAAGACCGGATTTCAAAATTATGGGGAACTTTTTGCTGTCTAAAATCCAGCCAATGAGCCCTTTTGTAATTCCTGTTAATCCTTTTGAAGGTCGTAAAGAAGCTTTCAGCAGCCTGAACGGAATGCGCGCTGCTATGAAACACCTGGAAGAAGGTGGCTGTTTTGGAGTATTTCCTGCAGGAGAAGTTTCCAACAGAAACAACAGGTATAATGAAATTCTGGATAAGGACTGGGAATCTCCAATCCTTAAACTGATTCAGCGAATGAATGTGCCGGTAATCCCAATGTACTTCCATGCTAAAAACAGCCGTATGTTCTATAATATGGCGAAAATTCATCCTGATTTGCAGACTGTAATGCTGCCTTCGGAGATGATGAACAAGCGCGAAAAGCCAATTAAAATAAGAATAGGGAAGCCTATTTTACCTAAAATATTAAAAGAATATGAAACACCTGAGGAATTAGGTGAGTTTCTGAAGAATAAGGTTTACATGATGAAATCTTATTTTGATAAAAGAAAGCGTGTAACGGATTATCTTAAAATACCTAATCTGAGTAGTAAATTTCAGTTGAACCAGGACGAACATGTTGTTCATAATATTATCTCTGAAACCAGCAAAGAACATCTGGTAGATGAGATTAAACATCTGAGAAATATCGACGGAAAATTACTTTTTGCGAACGGCGATTATGAAATCTACTTTGCCAATGCTGATGAGATTCCTTTTGTAATGAGGGAAATCGGCAGACAAAGGGAGCTTACTTTCCGTGATGTAGGAGAGGGGACAAATATGCCATTCGATTTGGATGAATACGATAAACATTACCATCATTTATTCCTTTGGGATAAAGGCGAAGAAAAGCTTGCAGGTGCTTACCGTATGGCATTAGGAGTTGAGGTAATGAAGAAGTATGGTATTAACGGATTCTACACCAGCTCACTTTTCGATTTTGATCAGGAATTACAGCCTTTCTTCCGTAAGGTAATTGAAATGGGTAGGGCATATGTAATGAAGGATTACCAACAAAAACCTTTGCCGCTTTTCTTATTATGGAGAGGTATTGTCCATGTGTGTCTTAGAAATCCGGAGCATAAATTCCTGATGGGAGGTGTTAGTATCAGTAATAAATTCTCTGACTTCAGTAAAACACTGATGATAGAATTTATGCGTTCTCATTATTATGACTCTGTAGTAGCACAATATATTCATCCTAAAAACGAATATAAAGTTAGACTTAAAGAGCGTGATAAGCTAATGTTTTTTGAGGGTCTGGATAATGACCTGAACAAGTTCGATAAACTTATGGACGATTTCGAGCCTGAAATGCGTATGCCTGTATTAATCAAGAAATACATCAAGCAGAATGCGAAGGTTATATCTTTCAATGTAGATCCTAACTTCAATGATGCTATTGATGGGCTAATGTATATCCGAATCAGTGATCTTCCGGAAAGCACTATTAAGCCTGTTTTAGAGGAAATGAGTGAATATTATAAAAATTTGGGAGAAAAAAAATGTACTGATAATCAGTAA
- a CDS encoding aspartate kinase: protein MKVFKFGGASVKDAEGVMNVARVLKNQGFEQCMLIVSAMGKTTNALEVVVENYFAKEDYKAETAKIKQNHIDIAKGLFKEDHKIYEEIEEFFYDIESFLRRNKSPNYSFVYDQVVSCGEMISSKILSEYLVQEKLTNTWLDARDYIKTDASYREGNVDWKLTEENFKKLNSNESFVTQGFIGSDDNNFTVTLGREGSDYSAAIFAYCLNAEQMTIWKDVPGVMTGDPRKFEDVELLDNISYEEAIEMAYYGASVIHPKTLQPLKQKSIPFFVKSFVEDDKPGTKVSGDENYPRKESYILKENQTLMTIATRDFSFIAEDHMSYIFAELAKFKIKVSLIQNTAISLALCLEDKFKNSEKLNVTLNEKFDTSLITDVALFTIRNANMNDAEKFYKDKNVLMEQLAANTLQMVTK from the coding sequence ATGAAAGTTTTCAAATTTGGAGGTGCTTCGGTTAAGGATGCCGAGGGTGTAATGAATGTTGCCAGAGTATTGAAAAACCAAGGTTTTGAGCAATGTATGCTTATTGTTTCAGCAATGGGGAAGACAACAAATGCATTAGAAGTTGTTGTGGAAAACTATTTTGCAAAGGAAGATTATAAAGCGGAAACTGCGAAGATAAAACAGAACCATATTGATATAGCGAAGGGACTTTTTAAGGAAGATCATAAAATTTATGAGGAGATTGAAGAGTTTTTCTATGATATAGAATCTTTCCTCAGAAGAAATAAATCACCCAATTATAGCTTTGTTTATGATCAGGTAGTAAGCTGTGGGGAGATGATCTCTTCTAAGATATTATCAGAATATCTGGTACAGGAAAAACTAACCAATACATGGTTAGACGCAAGGGATTATATCAAAACTGATGCAAGCTACAGAGAAGGTAATGTAGACTGGAAGCTTACAGAAGAAAATTTCAAGAAATTAAATTCCAATGAATCTTTTGTTACACAAGGTTTCATTGGTTCCGATGATAATAATTTTACAGTAACATTGGGCCGTGAAGGTTCCGATTATTCAGCAGCTATTTTTGCCTATTGTCTGAATGCTGAACAAATGACGATCTGGAAAGATGTACCTGGTGTAATGACAGGAGATCCACGTAAATTTGAAGATGTGGAGCTGCTGGATAATATTTCATATGAAGAGGCAATAGAAATGGCTTATTACGGGGCTTCGGTTATTCACCCGAAAACCCTGCAGCCACTAAAACAAAAATCTATTCCTTTCTTCGTAAAATCATTTGTAGAAGATGATAAACCCGGAACAAAAGTTTCCGGAGATGAAAACTATCCGAGAAAGGAAAGTTATATTCTGAAAGAAAACCAGACTCTAATGACTATTGCGACACGTGACTTCTCCTTTATAGCGGAGGATCACATGAGTTATATTTTTGCAGAGCTGGCTAAATTCAAAATTAAAGTATCTTTAATACAGAATACTGCAATCTCTCTGGCTTTATGTCTGGAAGATAAATTTAAGAATAGTGAGAAACTGAATGTAACATTAAACGAAAAATTCGACACATCATTAATAACAGATGTTGCTCTCTTTACAATAAGAAATGCAAATATGAATGATGCTGAGAAATTTTACAAAGACAAAAATGTATTAATGGAGCAGCTTGCTGCCAATACATTGCAAATGGTAACGAAATAA
- a CDS encoding darcynin family protein has protein sequence MKKIALILLTALSISANAQTKQSNMKEQKNYTIMLLMNATAKWLSLNRAERSAFFEKEVIPIFSKVGENTKINLYDSEYFHSSVSDFMIINTTHLDEYELIIELLRDTKIYGAPYFDIKDIIIGQENLFESFNEKFKSFN, from the coding sequence ATGAAAAAAATCGCATTAATTTTATTAACCGCATTGTCTATATCTGCCAATGCACAAACCAAGCAAAGTAATATGAAAGAACAAAAGAACTACACTATTATGTTGTTAATGAATGCTACGGCAAAATGGCTTTCTTTAAACAGAGCAGAACGAAGTGCTTTTTTTGAAAAGGAAGTAATACCTATCTTCAGTAAAGTAGGAGAAAATACAAAAATAAATTTGTATGACAGTGAATATTTTCATTCATCTGTATCAGATTTTATGATAATCAATACAACGCATTTGGATGAATATGAATTGATAATCGAGTTGTTACGTGATACTAAAATTTATGGAGCTCCTTATTTTGATATTAAAGATATTATTATAGGGCAAGAAAATTTATTTGAGAGTTTTAATGAAAAATTTAAAAGCTTCAACTAG